A portion of the Rhodanobacter sp. AS-Z3 genome contains these proteins:
- the cdd gene encoding cytidine deaminase, translating into MPVSTDAFDDLLALARTAREQAYAPYSKFFVGAAVLTRDGRRFSGCNVENAAYGLCNCAERTALFSAMAAGCKPGQFAVLAVLADTPEPVSPCGACRQVMSELCGPDMPVLLGNLHGATRQTTVANLLPDSFTLALPK; encoded by the coding sequence ATGCCCGTATCAACCGATGCTTTCGACGACCTGCTGGCGTTGGCGCGCACCGCGCGCGAGCAGGCCTACGCACCGTATTCAAAGTTCTTTGTCGGCGCCGCTGTGCTGACCCGCGACGGGCGGCGATTCAGCGGCTGCAACGTGGAGAACGCGGCTTACGGGCTGTGCAACTGTGCCGAGCGCACCGCGTTGTTCAGCGCGATGGCGGCTGGCTGCAAACCGGGCCAGTTCGCTGTGCTCGCCGTACTGGCTGATACCCCGGAACCGGTCAGCCCTTGCGGCGCCTGTCGGCAGGTGATGAGTGAACTGTGCGGTCCGGACATGCCGGTGCTGCTGGGTAATTTGCACGGCGCCACGCGCCAAACCACGGTCGCCAACTTGCTGCCTGACTCGTTCACCTTGGCGCTCCCGAAATAA
- a CDS encoding F390 synthetase-related protein has product MSRLIDALVLVRYYVSARRLQRLGCRAEIDTHQQRQWRRLREQLFAHAPFYAARSQLRFEQLPVIDKHSWMHHFNDINTAGVMLEQALALAEEAERTRDFSASLNGVAVGLSTGTSGARGVFLASRSERLRWAGTLLAKMLPDGIFAPARVGLLLRAGSTLYDTLSGGLRLRFQYFDLAAPFADVLFKLDQFKPTILVGPPSVLALVAEAVLAGTIRVAPTRVIAAAEVLDPVDAERISATFGVPIEQIYQATEGFLGHTCHHGTVHLNEDCLIVEQDWIDRATRRFAPIVTDLYRHTQPVIRYRLNDILVEREQPCPCGSPFMAIERIEGREDDIVWLSSAQGTGLVPLFPDLLSRALLNAAPSASDYRIEQHGLDLLRLAVDPELSGDQQQRVRQAVAACATRAGACVPQIAFDARIEHSATHKCRRVRRLFNVSQGMHA; this is encoded by the coding sequence ATGAGCCGGCTGATCGACGCACTGGTACTGGTCAGGTACTACGTCAGCGCACGCCGCCTGCAAAGACTTGGCTGTCGTGCCGAGATCGATACACACCAGCAGCGCCAGTGGCGGCGCCTGCGCGAGCAGCTTTTTGCTCACGCGCCGTTCTACGCCGCCCGCAGCCAGTTGCGTTTCGAGCAACTGCCGGTGATCGACAAGCACAGCTGGATGCACCACTTCAATGACATCAACACCGCCGGAGTCATGCTCGAACAGGCGCTCGCACTAGCCGAAGAAGCAGAGCGAACGCGCGATTTCAGCGCTTCGCTCAACGGTGTTGCCGTCGGCCTGTCGACCGGCACTTCCGGCGCACGCGGCGTGTTTCTGGCCAGCCGTTCGGAGCGTCTGCGCTGGGCCGGAACCTTGCTGGCCAAGATGCTGCCGGATGGCATTTTTGCGCCAGCCCGGGTGGGCTTGTTGCTGCGTGCCGGCAGCACTCTGTACGACACACTTTCTGGCGGCCTGCGCTTGCGTTTTCAGTATTTCGACCTGGCCGCACCGTTCGCCGATGTTCTCTTCAAACTGGACCAGTTCAAGCCCACCATCCTGGTCGGTCCGCCCAGCGTGCTGGCGCTGGTTGCCGAAGCCGTGCTGGCCGGGACCATTCGCGTAGCTCCAACCCGCGTCATCGCTGCCGCCGAAGTGCTCGACCCCGTGGACGCCGAGCGGATCAGCGCGACTTTCGGCGTGCCGATTGAGCAGATCTACCAGGCCACCGAAGGGTTTCTTGGCCACACTTGCCATCACGGCACCGTACATCTCAACGAGGATTGCCTGATCGTCGAACAGGACTGGATCGATCGCGCCACACGTCGATTCGCCCCGATCGTCACCGACCTGTATCGACATACGCAACCGGTCATCCGCTATCGCCTGAACGACATACTGGTCGAGCGCGAACAGCCTTGCCCATGTGGATCACCATTCATGGCGATCGAGCGCATCGAAGGCCGGGAAGATGACATCGTATGGCTGAGTAGTGCGCAGGGAACCGGTTTGGTGCCGCTGTTCCCCGACCTGTTATCGCGCGCCCTGCTCAACGCCGCGCCATCGGCCAGCGACTATCGGATTGAACAACACGGACTCGACTTACTGCGCCTTGCCGTTGACCCGGAACTATCCGGCGATCAACAGCAGCGTGTGCGTCAGGCCGTCGCCGCTTGCGCGACTCGGGCTGGCGCCTGCGTTCCGCAAATAGCTTTCGACGCAAGGATCGAACACTCGGCGACGCACAAATGCCGCAGGGTTCGTCGTCTGTTCAACGTCAGCCAGGGAATGCATGCCTAA
- a CDS encoding nucleotidyltransferase domain-containing protein has protein sequence MLLDTLHAQKDAIHAACRQFGARRIRVFGSVARGEERPDSDIDFLVDFPRGYDLFSQRLPLAERLVEITGRQLDVIPEHELNRHMRDRVLQEAVDL, from the coding sequence ATGTTGCTCGACACACTGCATGCACAGAAAGACGCGATCCATGCTGCTTGTCGGCAATTCGGGGCGCGGCGAATTCGCGTATTTGGTTCGGTGGCTCGAGGTGAGGAGCGGCCCGACAGCGACATCGATTTTTTGGTCGATTTTCCCCGTGGCTATGACCTGTTTTCCCAGCGGCTGCCGCTGGCTGAGCGGCTGGTTGAGATTACCGGTCGTCAGTTGGATGTTATTCCCGAGCACGAGTTGAATCGTCATATGCGTGACCGCGTGCTCCAGGAGGCTGTCGATCTGTGA
- a CDS encoding nitroreductase, with protein sequence MSSNPPNLASLALLQQRHSVPSRQLGAPAPDETTLHALLEAAIRVPDHGKLVPFRLIRLEGEAKLEFGDRVAAISQQNNAGLSDAKLEKDRLRYTFAPLVIAVIVRLDSTSKVPEIEQKLCAGNVAHNILLGAHALGYGAQWLTGWAAYDRDVAKLLGLSADEHVIGFMHLGTPQIEVPDRDRPALADLLSTWAP encoded by the coding sequence ATGAGCAGCAACCCACCCAATCTCGCCTCACTCGCCCTGCTCCAGCAGCGCCATTCGGTGCCTTCACGCCAGCTCGGCGCGCCGGCGCCGGACGAAACCACCCTGCATGCGCTGCTCGAAGCAGCCATCCGCGTGCCCGATCACGGCAAGTTGGTGCCCTTCCGGCTGATTCGACTGGAGGGCGAGGCCAAGCTGGAGTTCGGCGATCGGGTAGCGGCGATATCGCAGCAAAACAATGCCGGCCTATCCGACGCCAAACTCGAAAAGGATCGCCTGCGTTACACCTTTGCACCGTTGGTCATTGCCGTCATTGTTCGGCTGGATAGCACCAGCAAGGTGCCGGAAATCGAGCAGAAACTTTGTGCCGGCAATGTGGCCCACAACATCCTGCTCGGTGCCCACGCACTTGGCTACGGCGCGCAATGGCTGACCGGCTGGGCGGCCTATGATCGTGATGTTGCGAAGCTGCTGGGCCTGTCCGCCGACGAGCACGTGATCGGCTTCATGCATCTGGGCACGCCGCAAATCGAAGTACCCGACCGCGACCGGCCGGCGCTGGCCGACCTGCTAAGCACCTGGGCACCGTGA
- a CDS encoding 5'-3' exonuclease H3TH domain-containing protein, which yields MNSTAQKHPAAHLVDGSLYVFRAWHSMPDEFQDAEGHPVNAVHGYTRFLCELLEKVQPEHIAVAFDASLTSSFRNAIYPPYKANRELPPPDLERQFVQCRAVTEALGICLMIDHSYEADDLIGATVWNLRAQGWPSVIVSADKDFGQLLGEHDEQWDYARGLRWGPAGVHGKLGVHPHQVADYLALCGDSVDNIPGVPGVGAKTAAALLSHFGSLDTLLERIDEVAFLRIRGAATCAAKLREHAEHARMYRRLTRIALDAPGASSIETLQRQSRPAEQLEALCEQLRFGTFTRSRLRTLLR from the coding sequence GTGAATAGCACAGCCCAAAAGCATCCAGCCGCCCATCTGGTCGATGGCAGCCTGTACGTTTTCCGCGCATGGCATTCCATGCCCGACGAGTTCCAGGATGCCGAAGGCCATCCGGTCAACGCCGTGCACGGCTATACCCGCTTTCTGTGCGAACTGCTCGAAAAGGTTCAGCCCGAACATATCGCGGTGGCCTTCGACGCCTCGCTGACCAGCTCATTCCGCAACGCAATCTACCCGCCTTACAAGGCCAATCGCGAACTGCCACCGCCGGATCTGGAACGCCAGTTCGTGCAGTGCCGTGCGGTCACCGAAGCGCTCGGCATCTGTTTGATGATCGACCACAGTTACGAGGCCGACGACCTGATCGGCGCGACCGTGTGGAATTTGCGCGCGCAAGGTTGGCCCAGCGTGATCGTTTCCGCCGACAAGGATTTCGGCCAATTGCTGGGCGAACACGACGAGCAGTGGGACTACGCGCGCGGCCTGCGCTGGGGTCCGGCCGGTGTGCACGGCAAACTCGGCGTGCATCCGCATCAGGTGGCCGACTACCTCGCGCTGTGCGGCGACAGTGTGGACAATATCCCCGGCGTGCCAGGCGTCGGCGCCAAGACCGCGGCCGCCCTGCTCAGTCATTTCGGCAGCCTCGACACCCTGCTCGAGCGCATCGACGAAGTGGCCTTCCTGCGCATTCGCGGTGCCGCCACCTGCGCGGCTAAACTGCGAGAACACGCCGAACACGCGCGCATGTATCGCCGCCTCACCCGCATCGCACTGGACGCCCCCGGCGCCAGCAGCATCGAAACCCTGCAACGGCAAAGCCGGCCAGCCGAACAGCTTGAAGCACTGTGCGAGCAACTCCGCTTCGGTACATTCACGCGCAGCCGCTTGCGCACACTGCTGCGCTGA
- a CDS encoding S9 family peptidase, producing the protein MKPLIAALLLALVASPAMAGDVVDTTFVKTEGVHAFNVRDLVMMDRVGDPQLSPDGRYAAFGLRSTDYAANKGVSAIYVLDLSAPGAQPVKVLDKGGSARWSADGRSLYFMAPASDVEQLWRVDLAGKAGLNLAKHGAPVQVSHGVLDLGGYKLSADGKQVLLSYEVFTDCATLACTQQRVDARDKDKASGTIYKKLFVRHWDTWANGRRNQLFVGQFDGNGQLAAEPTLLSRGIDGDVPSKPFGDESEFSFSPDGKTAYFDVRIAGTSEPWSTNFDVYSVPTDGSAPPKNLTAENKAWDAYPVASPDGKTLYYLAMKTPGFEADRFAIMALDLTSGKRHEVDPQWDRSPGGLTISADGKTLYTTTDDNGQHPLFAIDTASGKVRQVVGDGTVGGFSLAAGKVLLSRDDLKRPADLYLASTNGTGLKQLTHFNAADLKNAKMGAPEFFTFKGWNNETVQGYVVKPVDYKKGQTYPVAFIIHGGPQGAMSNGWSYRWNPQTYAGQGFAVVTVNFHGSTGYGQAFTDSISGDWGGKPLEDLKLGWKAALDKYSFLDADRACALGASYGGYMVYWMAGVWNQPWKCLVDHDGVFDARAMYYDTEELWFEERENGGTPFDHPENYEKFNPVNHVKDWRVPMMVVHSSKDFRIPDTQGLGAFTAMQRRGIPSELLHFPDENHWVLKPHNSVQWHDAVNAWLKQWTAKDAPKAATH; encoded by the coding sequence ATGAAACCTCTGATAGCCGCGCTGCTTCTTGCGCTGGTCGCCTCGCCTGCGATGGCGGGCGATGTGGTGGACACTACGTTCGTCAAAACCGAGGGTGTGCACGCGTTCAACGTGCGCGACCTGGTGATGATGGATCGGGTCGGTGATCCGCAGTTGTCGCCGGATGGCCGCTATGCGGCGTTTGGTTTGCGCAGCACGGATTACGCGGCGAACAAGGGTGTAAGTGCGATCTACGTACTGGATCTTTCAGCGCCGGGCGCGCAGCCGGTGAAGGTGCTGGACAAGGGGGGTTCGGCGCGCTGGTCGGCGGATGGGCGCAGCCTTTACTTCATGGCGCCGGCGAGCGATGTGGAGCAGTTGTGGCGGGTCGACCTTGCCGGCAAGGCAGGCTTGAATCTGGCCAAGCATGGCGCGCCCGTGCAGGTCAGTCACGGTGTGCTGGATCTGGGTGGTTACAAGCTGTCGGCAGATGGCAAGCAGGTATTGCTGTCGTACGAGGTGTTCACCGATTGCGCCACACTGGCCTGCACCCAGCAGCGCGTCGACGCGCGTGACAAGGACAAGGCCAGCGGCACGATCTACAAGAAATTGTTTGTGCGGCATTGGGATACCTGGGCCAACGGCCGGCGCAATCAGTTGTTCGTCGGGCAGTTCGACGGCAATGGTCAGTTGGCGGCTGAACCGACCTTGCTCAGCCGAGGCATCGACGGCGATGTGCCGAGCAAGCCGTTTGGCGACGAAAGCGAATTCAGCTTTTCGCCGGACGGCAAGACGGCGTATTTCGATGTGCGCATTGCCGGCACCAGCGAGCCGTGGTCGACCAACTTCGATGTGTACAGCGTGCCCACCGATGGCTCGGCGCCCCCGAAGAATCTGACCGCTGAAAACAAGGCGTGGGATGCGTACCCGGTGGCCTCGCCGGATGGCAAGACGCTGTATTACCTGGCGATGAAAACGCCCGGTTTCGAGGCGGACCGCTTTGCCATCATGGCGCTGGATCTGACTAGCGGTAAGCGTCACGAGGTGGACCCGCAGTGGGATCGTTCGCCCGGTGGCCTGACGATTTCTGCCGATGGCAAGACGCTGTACACCACCACCGACGACAACGGCCAGCACCCGCTGTTTGCGATCGACACCGCCAGCGGCAAGGTCCGCCAGGTGGTCGGCGATGGCACGGTGGGCGGTTTCTCGCTGGCAGCCGGGAAGGTGTTGTTGAGCCGCGATGACTTGAAGCGACCAGCGGATCTGTATCTGGCCAGCACGAACGGCACGGGTCTGAAACAGCTCACCCATTTCAATGCGGCGGACCTGAAGAACGCGAAGATGGGCGCCCCGGAGTTCTTCACCTTCAAGGGCTGGAACAACGAAACCGTGCAGGGCTACGTGGTCAAGCCGGTGGATTACAAGAAGGGCCAGACGTATCCGGTGGCCTTCATCATTCATGGCGGCCCGCAAGGCGCGATGAGCAACGGCTGGAGCTATCGCTGGAATCCGCAGACCTATGCGGGCCAGGGTTTTGCCGTGGTGACGGTGAACTTCCACGGCTCCACCGGCTACGGTCAGGCGTTCACTGATTCGATTTCCGGCGACTGGGGTGGTAAGCCGCTGGAGGATTTGAAGCTGGGCTGGAAGGCCGCGCTGGACAAGTACAGCTTCCTCGATGCCGACCGCGCCTGCGCACTCGGCGCCAGCTACGGCGGCTACATGGTGTACTGGATGGCTGGCGTGTGGAACCAGCCGTGGAAGTGTCTGGTGGACCACGATGGCGTATTCGACGCGCGGGCAATGTATTACGACACCGAGGAATTGTGGTTCGAGGAGCGCGAGAATGGCGGCACGCCGTTCGACCACCCGGAGAACTACGAGAAGTTCAACCCGGTCAACCACGTCAAGGACTGGCGCGTGCCGATGATGGTGGTGCATTCGTCCAAGGACTTCCGTATTCCGGATACGCAGGGCCTGGGCGCGTTTACTGCCATGCAGCGCCGCGGTATCCCCAGCGAACTACTGCACTTCCCTGACGAAAACCACTGGGTGCTGAAACCGCACAACAGCGTGCAATGGCATGACGCGGTAAATGCGTGGTTGAAGCAGTGGACGGCAAAGGACGCACCGAAAGCCGCTACGCACTGA
- a CDS encoding aminotransferase class V-fold PLP-dependent enzyme, translating into MDSLETSFAVYRANTIGHDQRFDSPYGEQRIVYADWTASGRLYRPIEQLLQNRFGPYVANTHSQSSETGRAMTLAYHEAHRILKAHVNAAPDDLIISTGTGMTGVINKFQRILGLKAPQGLRRFIDIPSAERPVVFITHMEHHSNQTSWHESVADVVVVPPDQHGLVDLAALEELLQQYQARPLLIGSFTACSNVTGICTPYHAMARLMHRAGGVVFVDFAASAPYVDIDMHPADPEERLDAVLWSPHKFLGGPGSSGALVFNRELYRNTAPDDCGGGTVNWTNPWGQYSFLDDIEAREDAGTPGFLQAIKAALAVQLKNSMGVARMRQREHEIVAYVMDALQAISGLRVLAPDRRDRLAIFSFYVEHVHYNLIVQLLNDRFGVQARGGCSCAGTYGHYLLHVDPSLSHSITDRIDHGDLSEKPGWVRLSFHPTTTMADIEHAMHAMREIVAHADEWIEDYIYSPVTNEFAHKTHDDHASLTAIQRWFALDAHANTEHESTIE; encoded by the coding sequence ATGGACTCGCTCGAAACCAGCTTTGCCGTTTATCGCGCCAACACGATAGGCCACGACCAGCGCTTTGACTCGCCCTATGGCGAGCAACGCATCGTCTATGCCGACTGGACGGCAAGCGGCCGTTTGTATCGTCCGATCGAACAACTGCTGCAAAACCGCTTCGGTCCGTATGTCGCCAACACGCACTCGCAGAGCAGCGAAACCGGCCGCGCGATGACGCTGGCATACCACGAGGCCCATCGCATCCTCAAAGCCCACGTCAATGCCGCGCCGGATGACCTGATCATTTCCACCGGCACCGGCATGACCGGCGTGATCAACAAGTTCCAGCGCATTCTCGGGCTCAAGGCACCGCAGGGATTGCGCCGGTTCATCGACATTCCGTCGGCCGAACGTCCGGTGGTTTTCATCACCCACATGGAGCATCACTCCAATCAGACGTCGTGGCACGAAAGCGTGGCCGACGTGGTGGTGGTGCCACCCGATCAGCATGGCCTGGTCGACCTGGCTGCGCTGGAGGAGCTGCTGCAGCAATACCAGGCGCGCCCATTGCTGATCGGTTCCTTCACCGCCTGCTCGAATGTCACCGGTATCTGCACGCCGTATCACGCCATGGCGCGGTTGATGCACCGCGCCGGCGGCGTGGTGTTCGTGGATTTCGCCGCGTCAGCGCCGTATGTCGACATCGACATGCATCCGGCCGACCCCGAGGAACGGCTTGATGCGGTGTTGTGGTCACCGCATAAATTCCTCGGTGGCCCCGGCTCGTCAGGTGCGCTGGTTTTCAACCGCGAGCTGTACCGCAACACCGCGCCGGATGACTGCGGCGGCGGCACCGTGAACTGGACCAATCCGTGGGGCCAATACTCGTTCCTCGACGACATCGAGGCGCGCGAAGATGCCGGCACCCCCGGCTTCCTGCAGGCGATCAAGGCGGCGCTCGCCGTGCAATTGAAGAACAGTATGGGCGTGGCGCGCATGCGGCAGCGCGAGCACGAAATCGTTGCGTACGTCATGGATGCCTTGCAGGCGATTTCCGGCCTACGTGTGCTGGCCCCGGACCGACGCGACCGGCTGGCGATCTTCTCGTTCTACGTCGAGCACGTTCACTACAACCTGATCGTGCAGCTGCTGAACGATCGCTTCGGCGTACAGGCGCGTGGCGGCTGTTCCTGCGCCGGCACTTATGGCCATTACCTGCTGCACGTCGATCCGTCGCTGTCGCATTCGATCACCGATCGCATCGATCACGGCGACCTGTCGGAAAAGCCGGGCTGGGTACGCCTGTCGTTCCACCCCACCACCACGATGGCCGACATCGAACACGCCATGCACGCCATGCGCGAGATCGTGGCGCATGCCGATGAGTGGATTGAGGACTACATCTACTCGCCGGTCACCAACGAGTTCGCCCACAAAACTCACGACGACCACGCATCGCTGACGGCCATCCAGCGCTGGTTTGCGCTGGATGCGCACGCCAACACCGAACACGAGTCCACCATCGAATGA
- a CDS encoding nucleotidyl transferase AbiEii/AbiGii toxin family protein, which translates to MAKADGHASNASRGATRLNQNPLDHTLPRGADTVRRAYLHTTAPPSPRAMPTLALGIPVLARDDMYAEKLLTHAARALDRSQMSRDLTDLAEMIRAWGPIPATTLEKAGAFYSRAIVDYLNVAWCCCAKTDTAMNL; encoded by the coding sequence GTGGCGAAAGCCGATGGTCATGCGTCAAATGCATCGCGTGGCGCTACACGGCTCAACCAAAACCCGCTGGATCACACCCTGCCACGTGGGGCAGACACCGTCCGCCGCGCCTACCTGCACACAACCGCACCCCCAAGCCCGCGGGCAATGCCCACCCTTGCACTGGGCATCCCCGTACTTGCGCGCGACGACATGTATGCCGAAAAACTGTTGACCCATGCTGCTCGTGCGCTCGACCGCTCACAGATGAGTCGCGACTTGACCGACCTGGCCGAGATGATTCGGGCGTGGGGTCCCATACCTGCAACAACGTTGGAAAAAGCCGGGGCCTTCTACAGCCGCGCCATCGTCGACTATTTGAACGTGGCCTGGTGCTGCTGCGCGAAGACCGATACTGCGATGAACCTCTGA
- a CDS encoding HigA family addiction module antitoxin: protein MKNHPHPGELSREDVLLPLGIEVTDAAERLGMSRTTLSRVINGRAGISPDLAIRRERVGVSTARFWMTLQANYELAQAEQRAQPTVRRLQAVA from the coding sequence ATGAAGAATCACCCGCACCCTGGCGAGCTGAGCCGCGAAGACGTGTTGCTGCCGTTGGGAATTGAAGTTACCGACGCCGCAGAGCGGCTCGGCATGTCGCGCACGACGTTGTCGCGTGTCATCAACGGCCGAGCGGGCATTAGTCCGGATTTGGCGATCAGGCGGGAGCGGGTCGGCGTCAGCACCGCCCGGTTCTGGATGACGTTGCAGGCCAACTACGAGCTTGCGCAGGCCGAGCAACGGGCGCAACCCACGGTGCGACGCCTGCAGGCCGTAGCGTAA
- a CDS encoding MBL fold metallo-hydrolase, protein MSGIDWRIYEAGHCTHPECATRRGAPLASIRYPALAFLLQHPQQGSILFDTGYSEHFLAATRHLPERLYRAVTPVHLRSDEPLQRQLARDGFAADTISRVVISHLHGDHIGGVRDFPGAALICSRAAWDDMHTRGRLGSLRRGLLPDLLPEDFLDRVSWIEDAPRCELPRSMADFGAGHDLLGDGSLLAVSLPGHAEGQYGLLFTAASGATTFLVADAAWSSQAIRDGVPPPGLVTRLLGDTKTYRDTLQRLHTLAHAAPAIRLLPSHCNEWRTA, encoded by the coding sequence ATGAGCGGCATTGACTGGCGCATTTACGAGGCGGGCCACTGCACGCATCCCGAGTGCGCAACTCGCCGCGGCGCACCGCTGGCATCGATACGCTATCCCGCACTGGCGTTCCTGCTGCAGCACCCGCAGCAGGGCAGTATTCTGTTCGACACGGGATATTCGGAGCACTTTCTGGCGGCGACACGACACCTGCCGGAGCGTTTGTATCGAGCGGTGACTCCGGTGCACCTGAGGTCGGACGAGCCATTGCAGCGGCAGCTTGCACGCGATGGATTCGCCGCAGACACCATCAGCCGCGTGGTTATTTCGCACCTGCACGGCGACCACATCGGTGGAGTGCGCGACTTTCCTGGTGCCGCGTTGATCTGTTCCCGCGCCGCATGGGATGACATGCACACACGGGGTCGACTGGGATCGCTCAGGCGAGGGTTGTTGCCAGATTTGCTGCCGGAAGACTTTCTCGATCGGGTCAGCTGGATCGAGGATGCCCCACGGTGCGAGCTTCCCCGCAGCATGGCCGACTTCGGGGCAGGCCACGATCTGCTCGGTGACGGGAGCCTGCTTGCGGTGTCTTTGCCCGGCCACGCCGAGGGTCAATACGGCCTGCTGTTCACTGCCGCCAGCGGCGCCACCACCTTCCTGGTTGCGGACGCCGCCTGGTCTTCTCAGGCGATCCGTGATGGCGTGCCACCGCCGGGACTGGTCACTCGCCTGCTCGGTGACACGAAAACCTACCGCGATACCTTGCAACGCCTGCACACACTGGCGCATGCCGCTCCGGCGATCCGCCTGCTGCCCTCACACTGCAACGAGTGGCGTACAGCATGA
- a CDS encoding ATP-grasp domain-containing protein, whose translation MPNVLILGGRAPAALDHARRFAHQGWAVTIGDSIACRISGWSRAVTRTVVLPSARFAPRAYVDALCQAIREHQIELVVPTCEEVFYLSRYRAALPATVRVAVGNFETMDALHSKWRFLEAAQGCGAVVPESACVDTLEQARHWAGTDAVILKPEYSRFGVHVRLCPDGIPAQAKPFELAGRWVVQRFCHGHERCSYSIVDRGRLLAHVSYRPGYRLKASSSFLFETHESPRIRDFVERFASKMNYTGQLSFDWIESENGDLHVLECNPRAISGIHLFGMDDAVPAALTGTATTCATPSCSEPRMITAVMLGAGGAQALRTGQLRPWWRDLQRARDVIVVPGDSWPLLGGLLDMASYARIALRDRCSLRQAATCDTEWDGEPLDAL comes from the coding sequence ATGCCTAACGTACTCATCCTCGGCGGCCGCGCCCCGGCCGCACTTGACCACGCGCGGCGCTTCGCACATCAGGGCTGGGCGGTGACCATCGGCGACAGCATCGCCTGCCGAATTTCCGGATGGTCGCGCGCGGTAACCCGCACCGTTGTGCTGCCGTCCGCGCGCTTTGCACCGCGCGCCTATGTCGACGCGCTTTGTCAGGCCATCCGCGAGCATCAGATCGAGTTGGTGGTGCCGACCTGCGAGGAGGTGTTCTACCTCTCTCGTTATCGCGCCGCGCTACCGGCGACGGTACGCGTCGCGGTAGGCAATTTCGAGACGATGGATGCACTACACAGCAAATGGCGCTTCCTGGAAGCCGCCCAGGGCTGCGGCGCGGTAGTGCCCGAGAGCGCCTGCGTCGACACGCTCGAACAGGCCAGGCACTGGGCGGGCACGGACGCTGTCATACTGAAGCCCGAATACTCACGCTTTGGCGTGCATGTCCGGCTTTGCCCCGACGGCATTCCGGCCCAGGCGAAACCCTTCGAACTGGCGGGACGATGGGTGGTCCAGCGGTTTTGCCACGGTCACGAGCGCTGTTCGTACAGCATCGTGGATCGCGGCCGGCTGCTCGCCCACGTCAGCTATCGCCCCGGCTATCGACTCAAGGCCAGTTCCAGTTTTCTGTTCGAAACCCATGAATCACCGCGTATCCGCGATTTTGTCGAGCGCTTCGCCAGCAAGATGAACTACACCGGGCAACTGTCGTTCGACTGGATCGAGTCGGAGAACGGCGACCTGCACGTACTCGAATGCAATCCGCGCGCGATCAGCGGCATTCACCTGTTCGGCATGGATGACGCCGTACCTGCTGCGCTGACTGGCACCGCGACTACCTGCGCGACCCCATCGTGCAGCGAACCACGCATGATCACGGCGGTGATGCTTGGCGCTGGCGGCGCGCAGGCGCTGCGCACGGGCCAGCTGCGGCCCTGGTGGCGGGATCTGCAACGTGCCCGCGACGTCATCGTGGTGCCGGGAGACTCGTGGCCGCTGCTCGGTGGACTGCTCGACATGGCGTCGTACGCCAGGATCGCCTTGCGCGATCGCTGCAGCTTGCGTCAGGCCGCCACCTGCGACACCGAGTGGGACGGCGAACCACTGGACGCCCTGTGA
- a CDS encoding HepT-like ribonuclease domain-containing protein — translation MSKVGQAYAGHIMDTIEKIDRIQQRGDLTRDEVLYDATLRNLQTLSEATQQLPEVIKAQYPAIPWKQISGFRNILVHNYLGDLDPETVLMVVQQHLPLLAAAVRGMLATDSADQ, via the coding sequence GTGAGCAAGGTAGGGCAGGCCTATGCCGGACACATCATGGATACCATCGAGAAGATCGATCGTATCCAGCAACGTGGTGATCTGACGCGTGACGAGGTGTTGTACGACGCCACGCTGCGCAACCTGCAGACCTTGTCGGAAGCTACCCAGCAACTACCTGAGGTGATCAAGGCTCAGTATCCAGCGATCCCGTGGAAGCAGATAAGCGGCTTTCGCAATATCCTGGTGCACAACTATCTTGGTGATCTTGATCCAGAGACCGTGTTGATGGTGGTGCAGCAACACCTTCCACTATTGGCGGCAGCTGTGCGTGGGATGCTCGCAACAGACTCTGCTGACCAGTAA